A single region of the Marinilabiliales bacterium genome encodes:
- a CDS encoding SDR family NAD(P)-dependent oxidoreductase, translated as MEDKALDDLVEISRFYGTGKDYVIAGGGNTSWKDGDRLWIKASGTSLETIGRDGFAVMSRAKLREMAEKKYSDDPFERERQVKADLHACSADPSSPLRPSVETNLHEIIEYSYVVHLHPALVGGLLCSLDSRRVTAELFPDALYIEYTDPGYTLFRKVKDEIEKYREARGHEPQVIFMENHGVFVSAGTTGEIRQIYDRIFSGIRARLGPADETEELAVPEGAAQFMPVIRMLVSDVGHKTVSARNNTLISRFSQSSSSFSKVSAPFTPDIIVYCKSSYLYIDENGSPEKIIGAIESGIQRFRSENGYFPVIVVVKGYGLFGIGDNWQMADTALDIFEDLMKISRYTESFGGPRFMNDRQIEFIDTWEVENYRRNVASGKKHSGRVEGITAIVTGGAMGFGAGIALSLIDEGANVVIADISREEGEKLTGQLNGPGRKNRAVFIESDITVPVSVKQLVDKTVMEFGGLDLMVSNAGILYAGSLDEMDEEVFERVTRVNYTGYFHCAKYASAVMKLQNRFSKARFFDIIQINSKSGLKGSNRNFAYAGGKFGGIGLTQSFALELMQFNIKVNSICPGNFFEGPLWSDPENGLFVQYLRTGKVPGAKTVDDVKRHYEKQVPAGRGCRVEDVMKAIYYVIGQEYETGQAVPVTGGQNMLH; from the coding sequence ATGGAAGATAAAGCACTGGACGATCTTGTTGAGATATCCCGGTTTTACGGTACGGGCAAGGATTACGTGATAGCAGGAGGGGGGAACACCTCCTGGAAGGACGGTGACAGGCTCTGGATAAAAGCGAGCGGCACCAGCCTTGAAACCATCGGCCGTGACGGTTTTGCCGTAATGAGCAGGGCAAAGCTGCGGGAGATGGCAGAAAAAAAGTACAGCGACGACCCATTTGAGAGGGAGCGCCAGGTCAAGGCCGATCTTCATGCATGCTCTGCCGATCCGTCAAGTCCGCTTCGCCCATCTGTCGAGACAAATCTTCACGAGATAATAGAGTACAGTTATGTGGTGCACCTGCATCCGGCCCTGGTCGGGGGACTGTTATGCAGCCTTGATTCGCGCAGGGTCACTGCAGAGCTTTTCCCTGATGCACTTTACATTGAGTATACTGACCCGGGCTATACCCTTTTCCGCAAGGTGAAGGATGAGATTGAAAAATACAGGGAGGCCAGGGGACATGAACCACAGGTAATATTCATGGAGAACCACGGGGTGTTCGTTTCAGCCGGAACCACCGGTGAGATAAGGCAGATTTACGACAGGATCTTTTCCGGGATCAGGGCCCGGCTCGGGCCGGCAGATGAGACAGAGGAGCTGGCTGTACCGGAAGGTGCCGCACAGTTCATGCCGGTGATCCGCATGCTTGTGTCGGACGTGGGGCATAAAACAGTGTCGGCAAGGAACAACACACTCATCTCCCGATTCAGCCAAAGCAGCAGTTCCTTCTCAAAAGTATCGGCTCCCTTCACCCCCGATATAATTGTTTACTGCAAATCCTCATACCTCTATATTGATGAAAACGGTTCGCCTGAAAAGATAATCGGTGCGATTGAGTCGGGAATTCAAAGATTTCGCAGCGAAAACGGATATTTCCCTGTAATAGTTGTCGTGAAAGGATACGGGCTGTTTGGGATTGGAGATAACTGGCAGATGGCTGACACGGCGCTCGACATATTCGAGGACCTCATGAAGATCAGCCGCTATACCGAAAGCTTCGGCGGGCCGCGGTTCATGAATGACCGGCAGATAGAGTTTATTGATACCTGGGAGGTGGAGAATTACCGTAGAAACGTTGCATCAGGAAAGAAACATTCCGGCAGGGTTGAGGGGATAACGGCGATTGTTACTGGTGGCGCCATGGGTTTTGGTGCAGGGATCGCTTTGTCGCTCATCGATGAGGGTGCAAATGTTGTGATTGCCGATATCAGCCGGGAAGAGGGAGAGAAGCTGACAGGCCAACTGAATGGCCCCGGCAGGAAGAACAGGGCGGTCTTCATTGAAAGTGACATAACCGTTCCGGTGTCTGTAAAACAGCTGGTTGATAAGACCGTGATGGAGTTCGGGGGACTCGACCTGATGGTGTCCAACGCGGGAATACTGTATGCCGGTTCTCTTGATGAGATGGATGAGGAGGTGTTTGAACGTGTCACCAGGGTGAACTATACCGGCTATTTTCACTGCGCGAAATATGCATCGGCGGTCATGAAGCTGCAGAACCGCTTCAGCAAGGCCCGCTTTTTCGATATTATCCAGATAAACTCCAAATCCGGACTTAAGGGGAGCAACCGGAATTTCGCATATGCAGGCGGTAAATTCGGGGGAATTGGTTTGACCCAGTCCTTTGCGCTCGAACTGATGCAATTCAACATCAAGGTTAATTCCATCTGCCCCGGCAACTTTTTTGAGGGCCCGCTGTGGTCCGACCCCGAAAACGGGCTTTTTGTGCAGTATCTGCGTACAGGCAAGGTGCCTGGCGCAAAGACGGTTGATGATGTAAA